Proteins encoded in a region of the Pseudomonas shahriarae genome:
- the xylB gene encoding xylulokinase, with amino-acid sequence MTRQSLFLGIDCGTQGTKAIVLDAASGKVLGLGAAAHSLISGANGRREQPPQEWLDALTESTHRALQQAGVDGQDILGIGVSGQQHGLVLLDDQGQVLRPAKLWCDTETSAENARLLQHLGGESGALERLGVAIAPGYTVSKLLWTLEQHPEVFARIAHLLLPHDYLNYWLTGRACAEYGDASGTGYFNVRTRQWDLPLLRHIDPSGRLEAALPTLIEANQALGTVLPAIAERLGINPGAIVSSGGGDNMMGAIGTGNIAPGVITMSLGSSGTVYAFADQPNVSAQAAVATFCSSSGGWLPLICTMNLTNATGVIRELFELDLVAFNALVAQAPIGAEGVSMLPFLNGERVPALPHATGSLHGLTMTNLTRANLCRAVVEGTTFGLRQGLDLLRQTGLQSHSIRLIGGGSKSPVWRQMVADIMDTEVICTEQSEAAALGAAIQAAWCQSGESLQALCTRCVSLDPASRTQPVAASVKAYQQAYERYQQHVATL; translated from the coding sequence ATGACTCGCCAATCTCTGTTTCTGGGCATCGACTGCGGCACCCAAGGCACCAAAGCCATCGTCCTCGATGCCGCCAGCGGCAAGGTGTTGGGCCTGGGCGCTGCTGCACACAGCCTGATCAGCGGCGCCAACGGCCGTCGCGAGCAACCCCCCCAGGAATGGCTGGACGCCTTGACCGAATCCACCCACCGCGCCTTGCAGCAAGCCGGCGTGGACGGGCAGGACATTCTCGGCATCGGCGTTTCCGGCCAGCAACATGGCCTGGTGCTGCTCGACGATCAGGGCCAGGTGTTGCGCCCGGCCAAGCTGTGGTGCGACACCGAAACCAGCGCGGAAAACGCCCGACTGCTGCAGCACCTGGGCGGTGAAAGCGGCGCCCTGGAGCGGCTTGGCGTGGCGATCGCACCGGGTTACACCGTGTCCAAACTGTTATGGACCCTGGAGCAACACCCGGAGGTGTTTGCGCGGATCGCCCATCTCCTGTTGCCCCACGACTACCTCAACTATTGGCTCACCGGCCGTGCCTGCGCCGAGTATGGCGACGCCTCGGGTACCGGTTATTTCAATGTGCGCACCCGGCAATGGGATTTGCCGTTGCTGCGGCATATCGACCCCAGCGGGCGCCTGGAAGCGGCGTTGCCAACCCTGATCGAAGCCAATCAGGCACTGGGCACTGTGCTGCCGGCGATCGCCGAGCGCCTGGGGATCAATCCCGGTGCCATTGTGTCCAGTGGCGGCGGGGACAATATGATGGGGGCGATTGGCACCGGCAATATTGCTCCCGGGGTGATTACCATGAGCCTCGGTTCATCGGGCACCGTGTACGCGTTTGCCGACCAACCGAATGTCAGCGCCCAGGCTGCAGTGGCGACATTCTGTTCCTCCAGCGGCGGTTGGCTGCCGCTGATCTGCACCATGAACCTGACCAATGCCACCGGGGTCATCCGCGAACTGTTCGAGCTGGACCTGGTGGCATTCAACGCCCTGGTGGCCCAGGCGCCGATTGGCGCCGAGGGCGTGAGCATGCTGCCGTTTCTCAATGGCGAGCGCGTGCCCGCCCTGCCCCACGCAACCGGCAGCCTGCACGGCCTGACCATGACCAACCTGACCCGTGCCAACCTGTGCCGCGCGGTGGTCGAAGGCACCACCTTCGGCTTGCGCCAGGGCCTGGACCTGTTGCGCCAGACCGGCCTGCAAAGCCACAGTATCCGCCTGATCGGTGGCGGCTCGAAAAGCCCGGTGTGGCGGCAGATGGTCGCCGATATCATGGACACCGAAGTGATCTGTACCGAACAAAGCGAAGCGGCAGCCCTGGGCGCGGCGATCCAGGCCGCGTGGTGCCAGTCCGGCGAAAGCCTGCAGGCACTGTGTACACGCTGCGTCAGTCTCGACCCGGCCAGCCGCACTCAGCCTGTGGCCGCCAGCGTCAAGGCTTACCAGCAGGCCTATGAACGCTATCAACAGCATGTGGCAACCCTTTAA
- a CDS encoding carbohydrate kinase family protein has translation MYLVCGEALFDFFSQEDAGGQASKVDFKAIAGGSPFNVAVGLRRLGIEAGLFAGLSSDYLGQRLRQVLRDEGVSDEYLVEFAAPTTLAMVALGANGSPQYSFRGEGCADRQLQLEHLPALDARVRGLHFGSFSLVVQPVADSLLALARRESGKRLISLDPNVRLNPQPDIELWRQRVAEWVQHADLIKVSDEDLHLLYPGQAPESVLQDWLQHRCQLVFLTRGGDGASVFSRQHGNWSAPALKVVMADTVGAGDTFQAALIAWLTEQQLDCVEGVRSLTREQIDTMLRFAISAAALTCGKTGPDLPYRHQLHG, from the coding sequence ATGTATCTGGTGTGTGGCGAAGCGCTGTTTGATTTTTTCAGCCAGGAGGATGCCGGCGGGCAGGCTTCCAAAGTCGATTTCAAGGCGATTGCCGGCGGCTCGCCGTTCAATGTGGCCGTAGGTTTGCGCCGCCTGGGGATCGAGGCCGGGCTGTTCGCCGGGTTGTCCAGCGACTACCTGGGCCAACGCCTGCGCCAGGTGCTCAGGGATGAAGGGGTCAGCGACGAGTACCTGGTGGAGTTTGCCGCACCGACCACCCTGGCGATGGTCGCCCTGGGGGCCAATGGCTCGCCGCAATACAGCTTCCGGGGTGAAGGCTGTGCCGATCGGCAGTTGCAGCTCGAGCATCTGCCTGCCCTCGATGCTCGGGTACGCGGCCTGCATTTCGGTTCGTTTTCCCTGGTGGTGCAGCCGGTCGCCGACAGCCTGCTGGCCCTGGCCCGCCGGGAAAGCGGCAAGCGCTTGATCAGCCTCGATCCGAATGTGCGCCTGAACCCGCAGCCGGATATCGAACTATGGCGCCAGCGCGTGGCCGAGTGGGTACAGCATGCCGACCTGATCAAGGTCAGCGATGAAGACCTGCACCTGCTCTACCCAGGCCAGGCCCCCGAAAGCGTGCTGCAAGACTGGTTGCAGCACCGTTGCCAGCTGGTTTTCCTGACCCGTGGCGGCGATGGCGCGAGTGTGTTCAGTCGCCAGCATGGCAACTGGTCGGCGCCGGCGCTCAAGGTGGTGATGGCTGATACGGTGGGCGCCGGCGATACCTTCCAGGCCGCCCTGATTGCCTGGCTCACCGAACAGCAGTTGGATTGCGTGGAGGGTGTGCGCAGCCTGACCAGGGAACAGATCGACACAATGCTCAGGTTTGCCATCAGCGCTGCGGCGCTGACCTGCGGCAAGACCGGGCCAGACCTGCCCTACCGCCATCAATTGCACGGGTAA
- the aqpZ gene encoding aquaporin Z: protein MQQKIAAEFLGTFWLTFGGCGSAILSAAFPGLGIGFSGVALAFGLSVLSMSYAVGSISGAHFNPAVTVGLWVGGRLPGLDVLPYIIAQVAGATVAAAILALVASGRPGFEIGEFAANGYGALSPGQYSLLAAVVVESVGTFFLVFIVMRVTAPGVAPGFAPIAIGLTLTLIHLVSIPVTNTSVNPARSTGPALFAGPDYLMQLWLFWLAPLAGGVIGAWVARAIRERP, encoded by the coding sequence GTGCAGCAAAAAATCGCAGCAGAATTTCTCGGCACCTTTTGGTTAACCTTTGGCGGCTGTGGCAGCGCCATCCTGTCGGCCGCGTTTCCGGGCCTGGGTATTGGGTTTAGCGGGGTCGCCCTGGCGTTTGGCCTGAGCGTGTTGAGCATGTCCTATGCGGTGGGCAGCATCAGTGGCGCGCATTTCAACCCTGCGGTGACTGTCGGCCTGTGGGTCGGTGGACGGTTGCCGGGGCTGGATGTGCTGCCCTATATCATTGCCCAGGTCGCCGGGGCGACGGTGGCGGCGGCGATTCTCGCACTGGTCGCCAGTGGCCGGCCGGGCTTTGAAATCGGCGAGTTTGCCGCCAATGGCTATGGCGCGCTAAGCCCGGGGCAGTACAGCCTGTTGGCCGCCGTGGTGGTGGAGAGCGTGGGCACCTTCTTCCTGGTGTTTATCGTGATGCGGGTGACTGCCCCCGGTGTGGCGCCGGGGTTTGCGCCGATTGCCATCGGCCTGACGCTGACCCTGATTCACCTGGTGTCGATTCCTGTGACCAATACCTCGGTCAACCCGGCCCGCAGCACCGGGCCGGCATTGTTTGCCGGCCCTGATTACCTGATGCAGCTCTGGCTGTTCTGGCTCGCGCCCCTGGCTGGCGGTGTGATCGGCGCGTGGGTGGCCCGGGCAATACGGGAGCGCCCCTAA
- a CDS encoding DUF1652 domain-containing protein: MFSELELRGLIEGSFLPRRCECIKAQDASLTIKIYDDDGTDLTVTGIQANKLDSSRAICNLITELREDLKHAHAPAPRRAGARLY, translated from the coding sequence ATGTTTTCGGAATTGGAGTTACGCGGCCTTATTGAAGGAAGCTTCCTGCCCAGACGTTGTGAATGCATCAAGGCCCAGGATGCGTCATTGACCATCAAAATCTATGACGACGATGGTACCGACCTGACTGTCACCGGCATCCAGGCCAATAAACTCGACAGCAGTCGTGCCATCTGCAATCTGATCACCGAGTTGCGTGAGGATCTCAAACACGCCCATGCACCCGCCCCGCGCAGGGCGGGCGCCAGGCTCTACTGA
- the eco gene encoding serine protease inhibitor ecotin, with product MTSSPFTLFSVLAMSVLAAQANAAKLEDIAPYPKADAGQVRQVIHLPAKPQEQDFKVEILAGKTLPVDCNQQRLGGVLEEKNLEGWGYPFYRLEKVSGPMSTLMACPEGKTHEGFVPVVGDGFVLRYNSKLPIVLYVPKDVEVRYRIWSASPTVEKASAQ from the coding sequence ATGACTTCTTCGCCCTTCACTCTGTTTTCCGTTTTGGCCATGAGCGTGCTGGCCGCCCAGGCCAATGCCGCCAAGCTGGAAGATATCGCGCCCTACCCCAAGGCCGATGCCGGCCAGGTTCGCCAGGTCATCCACTTGCCGGCAAAGCCCCAGGAACAGGACTTCAAGGTTGAAATCCTCGCCGGTAAAACCTTGCCGGTGGACTGCAACCAGCAGCGGCTCGGTGGTGTACTGGAAGAGAAAAACCTCGAAGGCTGGGGCTACCCGTTCTACCGCCTGGAGAAGGTCAGCGGCCCCATGAGCACCCTGATGGCCTGCCCCGAAGGCAAGACCCACGAGGGTTTTGTGCCGGTGGTCGGTGACGGTTTTGTGCTGCGTTACAACAGCAAATTGCCCATCGTTTTATATGTTCCAAAAGATGTCGAAGTGCGTTACCGAATCTGGTCGGCATCGCCTACCGTCGAGAAGGCGAGCGCGCAGTAA
- the ilvA gene encoding threonine ammonia-lyase, biosynthetic encodes MSSPLLLEQYVKKILAAPVYDLAVRTPLQAAPALSALLGNQILLKREDLQPTFSFKIRGAYNKLVQLSDEQKARGVITASAGNHAQGVALAARELGIKATIVMPSTTPELKVLGVRSRGAEAVLQGASFPFALAHALQLAEQSGGTFVSPFDDPDVIAGQGTVAMEILRQQQGALDAIFVPVGGGGLIAGIAAYIKYLRPQVRVIGVEPEGSSCLLAALDAGERVILPSVDSFADGTAVAQIGAHGFEICRHYVDEVITVSNDELCSAIKLIYDDTRSITEPSGALAVAGIRRYVTRTGAQGQTLVAINSGANINFDSLRHVAERVAAREHRLNVEVAEL; translated from the coding sequence ATGAGTAGCCCCTTGCTGCTTGAGCAATACGTGAAGAAGATCCTCGCCGCGCCGGTCTACGACCTGGCGGTACGCACCCCCTTGCAGGCGGCCCCGGCACTCTCGGCGCTGCTCGGCAATCAGATCCTGCTCAAGCGTGAAGATCTGCAGCCGACGTTCTCCTTCAAGATCCGTGGCGCCTACAACAAACTGGTGCAACTGAGCGATGAGCAAAAAGCCCGCGGCGTGATCACGGCCTCGGCGGGCAACCATGCCCAGGGTGTGGCGCTGGCGGCGCGTGAGTTGGGAATCAAGGCGACGATAGTCATGCCCAGCACCACGCCTGAATTGAAAGTGCTGGGCGTGCGCTCACGAGGCGCTGAGGCGGTGTTGCAGGGCGCGAGCTTCCCGTTTGCCCTGGCCCATGCATTGCAGTTGGCTGAACAGTCGGGGGGCACCTTTGTATCGCCCTTCGACGATCCCGACGTGATCGCCGGGCAGGGTACCGTCGCCATGGAAATCCTGCGCCAGCAGCAAGGTGCGCTGGACGCGATCTTCGTCCCGGTCGGCGGGGGTGGGTTGATCGCCGGCATCGCGGCCTACATCAAGTATTTGCGCCCGCAAGTGCGGGTGATTGGCGTGGAACCTGAAGGCTCCAGCTGCCTGCTGGCGGCCCTGGATGCCGGTGAGCGGGTGATACTGCCCAGCGTGGACAGCTTTGCCGATGGCACCGCAGTGGCGCAGATCGGTGCCCACGGTTTTGAAATCTGCCGTCATTATGTTGATGAGGTCATCACCGTCAGCAATGATGAACTGTGCAGTGCGATCAAGCTGATCTACGACGACACCCGCTCCATCACCGAACCCTCCGGCGCCCTGGCGGTGGCCGGTATCCGCCGCTACGTGACACGTACCGGGGCCCAGGGGCAGACACTGGTGGCGATCAACTCCGGGGCTAATATCAACTTCGACAGTTTGCGCCACGTGGCCGAGCGGGTGGCGGCGCGAGAGCACCGATTGAATGTGGAAGTTGCCGAGCTTTAG
- a CDS encoding ParD-like family protein, with protein MGIVKITDQLHEQLRLASAAMDRSINAQAEFWIKIGLLAELNPHLAYNDLINKLLLDKPDLIRGRS; from the coding sequence ATGGGCATCGTCAAGATCACCGATCAACTGCATGAACAACTGCGTCTGGCCAGCGCCGCCATGGACCGCTCCATCAACGCCCAGGCGGAGTTCTGGATCAAGATCGGCCTGTTGGCCGAACTCAATCCACACCTGGCCTACAACGATCTGATCAACAAGCTGTTGCTCGATAAGCCCGACCTGATCCGGGGGCGCAGCTGA
- the map gene encoding type I methionyl aminopeptidase: MIKTPAQIAVMREAGRLLGQVFTMLDSRVAAGQTTLELDAAVEAFIRQDLQARPASLGQYDYPFCINTSINEVVCHGMPNAKDVLKDGDIVNIDITLEKGGFIADSSKMYMVGAVAPKARRLVEQTFEAMWAGIRQVKPGARLGDIGHAIQSHAQANGYSVVREYCGHGIGREMHEEPQILHFGRPGTGLTLREGMVFTIEPMLNQGSAKVRSLKDGWTVVTRDNSLSAQWEHTVAVTADGFEVLTLQAGA, encoded by the coding sequence ATGATCAAGACCCCTGCACAGATCGCCGTGATGCGCGAAGCCGGGCGCCTGCTGGGCCAGGTGTTCACGATGCTCGACAGCCGGGTCGCGGCCGGCCAGACCACCCTGGAACTGGATGCGGCCGTCGAGGCGTTTATCCGCCAGGACCTGCAGGCCCGCCCCGCCAGCCTCGGGCAGTATGACTACCCCTTCTGCATCAACACCTCCATCAATGAAGTGGTATGCCACGGCATGCCAAATGCCAAGGATGTGTTGAAGGACGGCGATATCGTCAATATCGACATCACCCTGGAAAAAGGCGGGTTTATCGCCGACTCCAGCAAGATGTACATGGTCGGCGCTGTCGCGCCCAAGGCGCGGCGCCTGGTGGAGCAGACGTTCGAGGCGATGTGGGCCGGTATTCGCCAGGTCAAACCCGGCGCGCGCCTGGGGGATATCGGCCATGCGATTCAAAGCCATGCCCAAGCCAATGGCTACAGCGTGGTGCGCGAGTATTGCGGCCACGGGATTGGCCGGGAAATGCATGAAGAGCCACAAATCCTGCACTTCGGCCGCCCGGGCACCGGCCTCACCCTGCGCGAAGGCATGGTGTTCACCATCGAACCGATGCTCAACCAGGGCAGCGCCAAAGTGCGCAGCCTCAAGGACGGCTGGACCGTGGTGACCCGCGACAACAGCCTGTCGGCCCAGTGGGAACATACGGTGGCGGTCACTGCGGATGGCTTTGAAGTGCTGACGCTGCAGGCGGGTGCCTGA